From Pempheris klunzingeri isolate RE-2024b chromosome 16, fPemKlu1.hap1, whole genome shotgun sequence, a single genomic window includes:
- the col8a2 gene encoding collagen alpha-2(VIII) chain yields the protein MLVTMLLAPVCVLLMLGARALAGGYPPIPHMKYMQPMMKGPIGPPFREGKGHYVDMPPMMEVKGEPGPQGKPGQRGPPGPPGPLGKPGLGKPGLNGQPGPQGPSGFPGIGKPGLPGLPGKIGPKGMSGLNGEVGPRGEPGPRGPPGQPGLPGPAGLSLNGKPGLPGIRGPPGSRGEPGLKGISGPPGERGLNGENGNGKPGPTGLRGPPGLKGTSGPPGLPGIGKPGLKGLPGLPGLKGDQGLPGDRGEPGDNGPPGLQGLPGPVGLGKPGLDGLPGALGPHGAKGEPGPRGSSGFPGTPGYGKPGLNGPKGDKGHSGLPGLPGDKGEQGMVGLPGEPGLDGQSGPPGLQGPMGLPGKHGMPGLKGELGPQGPPGLPGLRGDQGPSGPSGKPGIVGEKGIPGPNGPIGKPGPKGEAGHIGLPGNPGLTGAPGPKGETGFIGAPGPRGQSGIPGLQGPMGPMGPQGVPGPKGEPGLVGPPGLGKLGERGAIGPQGPPGKPGPAGLNGNSGPPGPPGPPGPPGNGHTGVAGPTDSQLEGDEVPGDRKGPAYSQVPASASVAPAFTAILTTPFPPSAMPIKFDRTLYNGQNAYSSATGMFTAPLSGVYYFAYHMHVKGTSLWVALYKNNVPATYTYDEYKKGYMDQASGSAVLELKEGDQVWVQMPSDQANGLYSTEYIHSSFSGFLLCPT from the coding sequence ATATGCCACCCATGATGGAGGTGAAGGGGGAACCAGGCCCCCAAGGAAAACCTGGACAAAGAGGCCCTCCTGGGCCACCAGGACCTCTGGGAAAACCTGGACTGGGCAAGCCTGGTCTCAATGGCCAGCCAGGCCCTCAAGGGCCTTCTGGCTTTCCAGGAATTGGTAAGCCTGGACTTCCTGGTCTCCCAGGAAAGATTGGGCCAAAGGGAATGTCAGGGCTCAATGGCGAGGTTGGTCCTCGTGGTGAACCAGGTCCCAGAGGTCCTCCAGGACAACCTGGCCTCCCTGGCCCTGCTGGCCTCTCTCTGAATGGGAAACCCGGGCTTCCAGGCATCAGAGGCCCCCCTGGTTCTCGGGGTGAACCAGGATTAAAGGGTATTTCGGGCCCACCGGGTGAACGTGGTCTGAATGGTGAGAATGGAAATGGAAAGCCAGGGCCTACGGGTCTCAGGGGTCCTCCTGGGCTGAAAGGCACTTCAGGACCACCAGGTCTTCCAGGTATAGGTAAACCAGGACTGAAGGGTTTGCCTGGACTGCCTGGTCTTAAAGGTGATCAAGGACTCCCAGGGGATCGAGGAGAACCAGGGGACAATGGACCTCCAGGTCTACAAGGTTTGCCAGGTCCAGTTGGGTTAGGAAAGCCTGGGCTAGATGGACTGCCTGGAGCACTAGGTCCACACGGTGCAAAAGGTGAGCCAGGGCCCAGGGGTTCTTCTGGATTTCCTGGGACTCCTGGCTATGGAAAACCTGGTCTGAATGGGCCAAAAGGAGACAAGGGCCATAGTGGGTTGCCTGGTCTGCCAGGGGACAAAGGGGAGCAAGGAATGGTGGGCCTACCTGGGGAACCAGGCCTTGATGGACAATCAGGACCACCAGGACTTCAAGGGCCAATGGGACTTCCAGGAAAACATGGAATGCCAGGACTGAAGGGAGAACTGGGTCCCCAGGGCCCTCCAGGATTGCCTGGCCTCCGAGGTGACCAAGGCCCCAGTGGACCCTCTGGAAAACCTGGCATCGTTGGGGAAAAGGGCATCCCTGGGCCTAATGGGCCTATTGGAAAACCTGGACCCAAAGGTGAGGCAGGGCATATTGGCCTACCTGGGAACCCAGGGCTCACAGGTGCTCCAGGGCCTAAAGGTGAGACAGGATTTATAGGGGCTCCTGGCCCCAGGGGCCAGTCAGGCATTCCTGGTCTTCAGGGGCCTATGGGTCCCATGGGGCCACAGGGTGTGCCTGGCCCCAAGGGTGAACCCGGACTTGTAGGGCCTCCAGGACTGGGTAAGTTGGGAGAGAGGGGAGCTATAGGTCCCCAAGGTCCTCCAGGGAAACCAGGCCCTGCTGGGCTTAATGGTAACTCTGGCCCTCCTGGGCCTCCAGGCCCCCCGGGTCCTCCAGGAAATGGCCACACGGGTGTTGCAGGGCCAACAGATTCACAGTTGGAAGGAGATGAAGTACCGGGGGACAGGAAGGGGCCTGCATACAGTCAAGTTCCAGCCTCTGCCTCTGTGGCACCAGCCTTCACAGCCATCCTCACCAcacctttccctccctctgccatGCCAATCAAATTTGACAGGACTCTGTACAATGGGCAAAATGCCTACAGCTCTGCTACTGGCATGTTCACTGCTCCTTTATCTGGTGTCTACTACTTTGCATATCACATGCATGTAAAGGGAACTAGCCTGTGGGTGGCACTGTACAAGAACAATGTACCAGCCACTTACACCTACGACGAATACAAGAAAGGCTACATGGACCAAGCGTCCGGTAGTGCTGTCCTAGAGCTGAAGGAGGGTGACCAGGTATGGGTCCAGATGCCCTCGGATCAGGCAAATGGCCTCTATTCTACCGAGTAcatccactcctccttctcagGATTTCTTCTCTGTCCCACATAA